Proteins found in one Methanobrevibacter sp. genomic segment:
- a CDS encoding DUF2162 domain-containing protein, producing the protein MDIMNMLWQLGVIAAVLVFGFKLGLASGLADIPKKLFAGICGSYAIGVLIVSYIASFFADELTAAIYSYNSLFYVLMALIMIFAGLLTIREWKVHEKNTSTATCLVVIAPCPCCFGSIVVSILVVAPAIGIGIFHLSIIVAIALVAVMAITFFASNTIMNLIKKPYPIVLGNFMLFLGAYFLLSAIVIPNVIEALGKSSNSLSISSPGTILGVILIIVLLIIVGVILNKRSEALLK; encoded by the coding sequence ATGGATATAATGAATATGTTATGGCAATTGGGAGTAATTGCCGCCGTTTTAGTATTTGGGTTTAAGTTAGGTTTGGCTTCAGGCCTTGCGGACATACCTAAAAAATTATTTGCAGGCATTTGCGGTAGTTATGCTATAGGTGTTTTAATAGTTTCATATATTGCTTCATTTTTCGCAGATGAATTAACTGCAGCTATTTATTCATATAACAGTTTGTTTTATGTTTTAATGGCACTTATTATGATTTTTGCAGGTTTATTAACAATTAGGGAGTGGAAAGTGCATGAGAAAAACACAAGCACTGCTACTTGTTTGGTTGTTATCGCACCATGCCCATGTTGTTTCGGATCAATAGTAGTAAGCATATTGGTTGTTGCTCCAGCTATTGGTATAGGAATATTTCATTTAAGCATAATTGTAGCTATTGCATTAGTCGCTGTTATGGCAATAACATTTTTTGCTTCAAATACTATCATGAACCTTATTAAAAAACCATATCCTATTGTTTTAGGTAATTTTATGCTATTTTTAGGAGCTTATTTCCTATTATCTGCTATTGTAATCCCAAATGTTATAGAAGCATTAGGAAAAAGTTCAAATTCTCTTAGTATATCCTCTCCTGGAACAATTTTGGGAGTAATTTTAATAATTGTTTTATTGATTATTGTAGGCGTAATTTTGAATAAAAGAAGTGAAGCTCTTTTAAAATAA
- a CDS encoding MotA/TolQ/ExbB proton channel family protein produces MSTTIAGSEYLTGTLDVISQSLSIPVLVILLILVAISIIVLGGFISEYTSRKKVSVSTISDAIFSISTALSIEDLKNIIDNVKIPNSQKKILTEIADSKQLDKVTREALARKLVENEEEKIDKTLEKTDIITRIGPTLGLMGTLIPMGPGLAALGAGDINLLADSLTVAFNTTIVGIGCGALCYVISKIRRRWYDKYISDLDALSDAVLDYMGR; encoded by the coding sequence ATGAGTACAACTATAGCAGGCAGCGAATATTTGACAGGAACTTTGGATGTAATCTCTCAAAGTTTGTCTATTCCTGTTCTGGTTATTTTATTAATTTTGGTGGCTATTTCAATCATAGTTTTAGGTGGTTTTATATCAGAATATACTTCAAGAAAGAAGGTTTCGGTTTCTACGATTTCTGATGCTATTTTCAGCATAAGCACTGCCCTTTCAATTGAGGATTTAAAAAATATTATTGATAATGTGAAAATTCCAAATTCACAAAAGAAGATTTTAACCGAAATAGCTGACTCCAAACAGTTGGATAAGGTAACAAGAGAAGCGTTAGCACGTAAGCTAGTTGAAAATGAGGAAGAAAAAATTGATAAAACTTTAGAAAAAACTGATATTATTACACGTATTGGGCCAACTTTAGGTTTGATGGGTACCTTAATTCCTATGGGGCCAGGTCTTGCAGCATTAGGTGCTGGGGATATTAATTTACTTGCAGATTCATTGACTGTTGCATTTAACACAACAATTGTTGGTATTGGTTGTGGTGCATTATGTTATGTAATTTCCAAAATCAGAAGAAGATGGTATGATAAATACATTTCAGATTTAGATGCCTTATCTGATGCTGTTCTAGATTATATGGGTAGATAA
- a CDS encoding DUF2149 domain-containing protein: MVRKKQRRRRHSQVEEDPMAGTANLVDAMLVIAVGFLIFIVMSWNMQSVVFSDMSQDEKQKVMEQMKQVSEVDQGKLLNETPDVSESSGQGYMEMGKVYKDPSSGKLIMVEG, encoded by the coding sequence ATGGTTAGAAAAAAGCAAAGAAGACGTAGGCATTCTCAGGTTGAAGAGGATCCTATGGCTGGAACTGCTAACCTTGTAGATGCAATGCTTGTTATTGCTGTAGGTTTTTTAATTTTCATCGTTATGAGTTGGAATATGCAAAGCGTTGTATTTTCCGACATGTCCCAGGATGAAAAGCAAAAGGTCATGGAACAAATGAAGCAGGTTAGTGAAGTGGATCAGGGTAAACTACTAAATGAAACTCCTGATGTGTCAGAAAGCTCAGGTCAGGGGTATATGGAAATGGGTAAGGTTTATAAGGATCCGTCATCGGGTAAGCTTATTATGGTTGAGGGTTAA